ATTCGTCGGATCCTGAACAGTTTCTTGCAGATGATCGAACAGGACACTTCGAACAGTCTGATCATCGCCGCGACGAACCACGCAGAGATTCTCGACTACGCGCTCTTTCGGCGGTTCGACGATGTTGTGGAATACCACCATCCATCGCCAGCGCAAGCCACGGACCTGATTTGCTCGCGCCTTGGTTACTTTGCACCCAAGCCCTTCCGAAAGAGGGCGCTGCTTGGGCAGGCGGAAGGGCTGAGCCATGCCGAGATCTGTCGTGCGGTAGATGCGGCCATCAAGGACGCGATCCTACATGACCAGACGACAGTGCAACCCGCCGAGCTGGGGCGAGCGTTAGAGGAGCGCAGCCTCATCAGTGCAAGGCTGGCACAGAACACAAAGCACTCGTCCAGTCATGCCGGATCAACCCCAAGATAGACGCCCCCATCTTGTTCTGACGAACACCTCAACGGCGCAAGCATTCACGGCGCCTTCGTCTGGTGGCGGTGATACACCAAAGATTCCCGCGCTCGACCGCGTTCAACACGGCAGGTCACTTAGGGACCAGCTCGTCGCACTGAAGCCAATTGCGCTGCATGTTGCAACAGCCCAGCAAGAGCAGGGTCTCGAAAGCGGTCTAGGCCTTCAAGTCCAGTTTGTTGGCATGCCTGATGTGGCCCTGGCCTTCGAGAGCCTCGGCTATGAGATCGGGCGTGACCCGCAGAAGAAGATCGAATTGCTGAGTGTCGGAACCGAAGCAGGTAAGACGTTCGCTAACGTCTTCGTCCCTGATGGGAAGCTCGCTCACTTCGAGAAGTATGTCGAGGACTACCTTGCCGACCGAAAGAAGGCCAATGGCGATTCTTTTGATCACCACGCGTTGCTGAACACCATTTCGTCAATTCGTGCCGCCGAAGTCCGCGCGATGTGGACTGACGATCCAGCATTGCTGCCGCAGAACCCGACCGAGGCCTTCTGGTGGGAGGTCTGGCTGCCGGTGCGCGGAGACCGCAACGCCGTGCTCGCTGACTTTCGCAAGCTTGCCGCGCTGTCCGAGTGTCAGGTCAGTGAGCACCAGATCAACTTCCCTGAGCGCACCGTCGTGCTGATGTACGGTACGCAGCAGCAGTTTTCGGCATCGGTCATGACGCTCAATTGTGTGGCCGAACTGCGTCGAGCGAAGGAAACAGCCGAGTTCTTCGATGGCATGACGCCGAACGAGCAGCAGGAGTGGACTGAGGAAACTCTCGCTCGATTGACGGCCGCGTCTGAGGGAGATGCGACACCTCGGGTGTGCCTGCTCGACTCAGGGGTAAATCGTGGACATCCACTGCTGTCTCCATTCATGGCTGGCGCGGATCTTCATACCGTCAATCCGGCATGGGGAGTCGACGACACCGCGAACCACGGGACGGGCCTTGCCGGGCTTGTCGCTCTAGGCGACCTTTCGGAAGTGCTTGCGTCGGCCGGCCCTCTGGTCGTGGCTCACCGGTTGGAATCGGTAAAGCTCACCCCGGAACAAGGCGCGAACCCAGGCGATTCCCGTCAACATGGATACCTGTTCGCCGAGGCGGTGGCCCGGCCCGAGATCGCTGCGCCTGCGCGTCCACGGGTGTTCACATCAGCGGTGACATCCAGTGATGATCGCGACAGGGGGCGACCGTCGGCATGGTCATCGACTGTTGATCGTCTTTCTTGCGACTACGACGGCGATGGGCTGTTCCCGCGCCTGTTCGTACTGTGTGCCGGCAATACCGAAGACGCACAGTCCTGGAATACGTACCCTGAAAGTCTCAGTACCAGCGGCATCCGTGACCCAGGCCAAGCGTGGAACGCGCTCACGGTGGGTGCATACACAGAGAAGGTCACGATCTCTGAGGCTAACGCTCAAGGCCTGGAACCCGTTGCGCCGACTGGGGGCCTTAGTCCGTACACCCGCACGTCGCAAGGGTGGAACTCGGCTTGGCCGTTGAAGCCCGATGTCGTCTTCGAGGGCGGTAATGCCGGCAAGGATGCACTTGGTGCTGTCGGCATCACGAGCCTCCACCTGCTGACGACCCACAACCTGCCTGTTGAACGTCTGTTCACGACGAGCAATGCGACCAGCGCAGCATCAGCATTGGGCACACGTTTGGCGGCGCAGCTGATGGCTTCGTACCCGGCATTGAGACCCGAGACCATCAGAGCGCTAATAGTCCACTCTGCCGAGTGGACGCCGGCCATGCGGGCGGCGTACCTGCCCGAACACGGGAACGAGACCAAGTCCGACTACGTGAATCTGATCCGTCATTGTGGCTGGGGCGTTCCAAGTCTGGAGCAGGCACTTTGGAGTGCCGGAAACTCCCTGACACTTGTCGTCGAGGACGTGGTCTACCCTTTCAAGAAGGTCACGGGCAAGGGCGTTGTCAGCCGAGACATGAACCTCCACTCGCTGCCTTGGCCCAAAGAGCAGTTACTCGCGTTACCGCCAGCCACCAAGGTCCAGCTATGCGTGACCCTGTCCTACTTCATTGAGCCTAACCCGTCGGCGCGGGGCACGTCGTCAAAGTTCCACTATCCCTCGCATCGCTTGCGCTTTGATGTCCAGCGAGCGCTCGACGCGACGACCGAAGATTTCGTGGCTCGCATCAACGCTGCAGCGGAGCGCGAAGACGAAGGCGACCCGATTGATCCCAGGGATCCGAACTGGAATCTTGGGGAACGACAGCGGCGCCGCGGCTCGTTGCACAAAGATGTCTGGCACGGTACGGCCGCGGAACTGGCCAACCGTGGATTCATTGCCGTCTACCCAGCCAAGGGCTGGTGGCGCACACGACCGGCCCAGGAACGCTACGACCTGCCAGCCCGCTACAGTCTCATCGTCTCGATTCGCACCCCGGAGACCGACATCGACCTTTACACCGCGATTGCCCAGAAGGTGGCGGAGCAGGCGGCCGTACCTATTGCCTTGAATGCATGATTCCAAGTGCCCTCTGCGTTCGTCATCAATGTCACCTGTTGGACTCGCGAGACGGGTGACCATATCGCCGATTAGGTCGACTGGTGCCTAACACCGGGAAGCGCGCGAACGTCCGCTTTTGCACATAGCCTCCAACGGTTCCGCATATTCCGTTGCGCCCAGGAAATCAGCAGCAAGCGTAGGGTGGGCAAAGCGTAGCGTGCCCACGCGCCGGAAGCTGGTCGATGTGCTCGGTGAGCGATTTCCCGGGTCGGTCTGCAGGCGTGGTGGTGAAGAAATAGGCCGTGCCAACGGCCAAGCTCCGACAATATCGGAACCTGCACGGATTGTGAGGAATGCCGCGTGGGCACGCTACGCTTTGCCCACCCTACCCACATGTGAGCGGCTGTTCACTGCTGAGACACAAAATTGTCCACCGGCAGGCGCCGAACCTTCGATGGCTCGCTACGCTCGCAATCGCAACGCGATTCATGGTTCTGAGGTCGCAGGTTCGACTGCTGCTTTCTGGGCGGTCTTTAGAGGATTGACTGCGCGATATCTCGAATTCTTGGCGCCCCGGGCAGGATTCGAACCTGCGACCTGCCCCTTAGGAGGGGGCCACTCTATCCAGCTGAGCTACCGAGGCGTGCGGCGGGATTTTAGCGGAGACGGTGCTGGGCGTCTCGTCGGCCAGGGCCAGCACGGTTCAGTACTTGGTCAGCACGCTGATCAGTTCGCTCAGATGCTCGAAGTTGACGGGTTTGGTGACGTGCGCGGTGAAGCCG
The genomic region above belongs to Gammaproteobacteria bacterium and contains:
- a CDS encoding S8 family peptidase; the encoded protein is MPDQPQDRRPHLVLTNTSTAQAFTAPSSGGGDTPKIPALDRVQHGRSLRDQLVALKPIALHVATAQQEQGLESGLGLQVQFVGMPDVALAFESLGYEIGRDPQKKIELLSVGTEAGKTFANVFVPDGKLAHFEKYVEDYLADRKKANGDSFDHHALLNTISSIRAAEVRAMWTDDPALLPQNPTEAFWWEVWLPVRGDRNAVLADFRKLAALSECQVSEHQINFPERTVVLMYGTQQQFSASVMTLNCVAELRRAKETAEFFDGMTPNEQQEWTEETLARLTAASEGDATPRVCLLDSGVNRGHPLLSPFMAGADLHTVNPAWGVDDTANHGTGLAGLVALGDLSEVLASAGPLVVAHRLESVKLTPEQGANPGDSRQHGYLFAEAVARPEIAAPARPRVFTSAVTSSDDRDRGRPSAWSSTVDRLSCDYDGDGLFPRLFVLCAGNTEDAQSWNTYPESLSTSGIRDPGQAWNALTVGAYTEKVTISEANAQGLEPVAPTGGLSPYTRTSQGWNSAWPLKPDVVFEGGNAGKDALGAVGITSLHLLTTHNLPVERLFTTSNATSAASALGTRLAAQLMASYPALRPETIRALIVHSAEWTPAMRAAYLPEHGNETKSDYVNLIRHCGWGVPSLEQALWSAGNSLTLVVEDVVYPFKKVTGKGVVSRDMNLHSLPWPKEQLLALPPATKVQLCVTLSYFIEPNPSARGTSSKFHYPSHRLRFDVQRALDATTEDFVARINAAAEREDEGDPIDPRDPNWNLGERQRRRGSLHKDVWHGTAAELANRGFIAVYPAKGWWRTRPAQERYDLPARYSLIVSIRTPETDIDLYTAIAQKVAEQAAVPIALNA